The following coding sequences are from one Pelomicrobium methylotrophicum window:
- a CDS encoding glycosyltransferase family 2 protein, whose amino-acid sequence MALPAPEGLGVDVFVTTINEPLDMVRRTLLAAIRMDYPNVTWLLDDGARPEMAELARELGVNYLSRTDSANAKAGNLNHALVHSRGEFIAVFDADHAPRHDFLTQTLGYFSDPRVAFVQTPQDFYNLDSFQHRCIPRKAFVWTEQSLFFRVIQRGKDYWNAAFFCGSCAVLRRAALDSIGGFATGTVTEDLHTSIRLHKRGYASVYHPQPLAFGVAPATIRPFLRQRIRWGQGAMQVWWKEGVILGCGLTLPQRLNYLASMLTYFDGWQKAVFYVAPAVALATGIMPITAVNVEFLMRFIPYYVLTFWVFEEVGRGYGRSVMIEQYNMARFAAFAWSTISSLFSTPRFRVTDKALTDRRRSMAYTFPQAAAFALNLGAIPVGIGLYLVGHHLPLGGLAANIVWASLNASIAGATLAFARRRAANRRQDYRFPIPLPYRLLAPGDGEMPGVIDDISSSGCRLYGRFPANIEVGFILELEVFVPGRTLGLRLAVTSMVHGHDAVGQPYLKAIGCRFIPRGRADRDGLDMFLYGSDLQWGVRSLTERLQTPLEWLAGLSGRDQLRGDAEAGLHWAHAKVEAVRGMDAFAETGLVQRDGTGRPRRLLAFSAVPDDIGIRVSVYTRFTLEAYQAQTRHAAQLSRSSTGCRRNGRNRCCGSCWKGAGSKSGGCARSCAGSS is encoded by the coding sequence ATGGCTCTGCCGGCCCCGGAGGGCCTCGGCGTGGACGTGTTCGTGACAACGATTAACGAACCGCTGGACATGGTTCGTCGCACGCTGCTCGCGGCAATCCGTATGGACTATCCCAACGTCACCTGGCTGCTCGACGACGGCGCCCGGCCGGAGATGGCCGAATTGGCAAGGGAACTCGGGGTCAACTATTTGAGCAGGACTGACAGCGCCAACGCCAAGGCGGGAAACCTGAACCACGCGCTCGTCCACAGCCGCGGCGAATTTATCGCCGTATTCGATGCGGATCACGCGCCGAGGCACGATTTTCTGACTCAAACGCTGGGTTATTTCTCCGATCCCCGCGTCGCCTTCGTTCAGACTCCCCAGGATTTCTACAACCTCGATTCGTTTCAGCATCGGTGCATTCCCCGCAAGGCCTTCGTGTGGACTGAGCAGTCTCTGTTCTTCCGAGTCATTCAGCGGGGAAAGGACTATTGGAACGCCGCGTTCTTCTGCGGCAGTTGCGCGGTGCTGCGGCGTGCGGCGCTCGATTCCATCGGCGGATTCGCGACCGGGACCGTGACGGAGGACTTGCACACCTCGATCCGGCTGCACAAGCGCGGCTACGCCTCCGTCTACCACCCGCAGCCGCTCGCCTTCGGCGTCGCTCCTGCCACCATCCGCCCCTTCCTGCGTCAGCGCATACGCTGGGGCCAAGGTGCGATGCAGGTGTGGTGGAAGGAGGGCGTGATATTGGGCTGTGGCCTCACGCTGCCCCAGCGCCTCAATTACTTGGCCTCCATGCTGACGTATTTCGACGGCTGGCAGAAAGCGGTGTTTTACGTCGCGCCAGCGGTGGCGCTGGCGACCGGAATCATGCCGATCACCGCCGTCAACGTCGAGTTCCTCATGCGTTTCATCCCCTACTACGTCTTGACGTTTTGGGTGTTCGAGGAAGTCGGCCGCGGCTACGGGCGCTCGGTGATGATCGAGCAATACAACATGGCCCGGTTCGCGGCGTTCGCTTGGTCGACGATCAGCAGCCTGTTTTCTACCCCCCGCTTCAGGGTTACCGATAAGGCACTCACTGACCGGCGCCGCTCGATGGCTTACACCTTCCCTCAAGCGGCAGCGTTCGCCCTCAACCTCGGCGCGATTCCGGTCGGCATCGGTTTGTACCTCGTCGGCCACCACCTGCCGCTCGGCGGGCTGGCGGCCAATATCGTATGGGCCAGCCTCAACGCGTCGATCGCCGGGGCCACCCTCGCGTTCGCCCGTCGGCGGGCAGCCAATCGCCGGCAGGATTACCGCTTTCCCATACCGCTTCCATATCGCCTGCTGGCCCCTGGGGATGGCGAGATGCCGGGCGTGATCGACGACATCTCCTCTTCCGGGTGCCGGCTGTACGGCCGTTTTCCCGCAAACATCGAAGTCGGGTTCATCCTCGAGTTGGAAGTATTCGTCCCGGGCCGCACACTGGGCTTGCGCCTTGCCGTCACGTCCATGGTCCATGGCCACGACGCCGTGGGACAACCGTATCTGAAGGCCATCGGCTGCCGGTTTATCCCGCGTGGCCGGGCAGACCGCGATGGGCTGGACATGTTCCTCTACGGCTCCGACCTGCAGTGGGGAGTTCGCAGCCTGACCGAGCGCCTGCAAACCCCCCTCGAATGGCTCGCAGGGCTGTCCGGGCGCGATCAGCTGAGGGGCGACGCAGAGGCCGGGCTGCATTGGGCCCACGCCAAGGTCGAAGCCGTGCGCGGTATGGACGCGTTCGCCGAAACCGGGCTTGTCCAGCGCGATGGGACCGGACGGCCGCGCCGCCTGCTCGCCTTCAGCGCAGTTCCCGATGACATTGGGATACGGGTAAGCGTGTACACCCGGTTCACCCTTGAAGCGTATCAGGCTCAGACCCGTCATGCGGCCCAGCTGTCCAGGAGCTCTACCGGCTGCAGGCGCAACGGCAGGAACCGGTGCTGCGGCTCCTGCTGGAAAGGGGCTGGATCGAAGAGCGGCGGCTGCGCGAGATCCTGCGCCGGGAGCTCATGA